TGAACATGGGCTATGGCTACGACTCGGAGGAGGGCCGCGCGCTTTGCGGCGCGCTGACGGCGATCATGACGGGCGTGGCCTATGCCACGAGCGCCGAGATGGCGGGCGAGCTGGGCGCGTTCCCGGGCTTCGAGAAGAACCGCGAGCACATGCTGCGGGTCATCCGCAACCATCGCAACGCGGCCTATGGCGCGACCGAGGGCTACGAGGGGCTGGCGGTCAAGCCGGTGCCGCTCGACCTGGCCAACTGCCCCGATCCGAAGCTCGTCGACCTGGCGATGGCGAGCTGGGACGAGGCGCTGAAGCTGGGCGAGCAGCACGGGTACCGCAACGCGCAGGCCACGGTGATCGCGCCCACCGGCACGATCGGGCTGGTGATGGATTGCGACACCACGGGCATCGAGCCGGATTTCGCGCTGGTCAAGTTCAAAAAGCTCGCGGGGGGTGGATATTTCAAGATCATCAACCGCTCGGTTCCCGCCGCGCTCGAGACGCTGGGCTATGGACCGGCGCAGATCGAGGAGATCGTGAGCTATGCCGTGGGGCACGGCACCATCGGCAACGCGCCGGGGGTCAACCACACCTCGCTGGTCGGTCACGGCTTCGGGCCGAACGAGCTCGAGAAGGTCGACCAGGCGCTGGGCAGCGCCTTCGATATCCGCTTCGTCTTCAACCAGTGGACGCTGGGCGAGGAGTTCTGCACCGGCGTGCTGGGCATCCCCAAGGAGAAGCTGGCCGATCCGACTTTCGACATGCTGGCGCACCTGGGGTATTCGAGAGCCGATATCGAGGCCGCGAACGACCATGTGTGCGGGACCATGACGCTCGAGGGGGCGCCGCATCTCAAGGAAGAGCATTACCCGGTGTTCGATTGTGCCAATGCCTGCGGCAAGAAGGGCAAGCGCTATCTCTCGGTCAATGCGCATATCGACATCATGGCGGCGGCGCAGAGCTTCATCTCGGGGGCGATCTCGAAGACGATCAACATGCCCAACACCGCCACCATCGCGGATTGCCAGGCCGCCTACGAGCGGAGCTGGAAGATGGGGGTGAAGGCCAACGCGCTCTACCGCGACGGATCGAAGCTGAGCCAGCCGCTGGCATCGGCGCTGGTGGAGGACGATGACGAGGCGGCGGAGGTGCTCGAGAGCGGCAGCCCGCAGGAGAAGGCCGCCGTGCTGGCCGAGAAGATCGTCGAGAAGGTGATCGTCAAGGAGATCGTGAAATCCCACCGCGAGAAGATGCCCGAGCGGCGCAAGGGCTATACCCAGAAGGCGATCGTGGGCGGCCACAAGGTCTATCTCCGGACCGGCGAATACCAGGACGGTTCGCTGGGCGAGATCTTCATCGACATGCACAAGGAAGGTGCGGGCTTCCGGGCGATGATGAACAATTTCGCCATCGCGGTCTCGGTCGGGTTGCAATACGGGGTGCCGCTCGAGGAGTTCGTGGATGCCTTCACCTTCACCAAGTTCGAACCCGCCGGCATGGTGCAGGGCAACGACTCGATCAAGAACGCAACCTCGATCCTCGACTACATCTTCCGCGAACTGGCGGTGAGCTATCTCGACCGCACGGACCTCGCGCATGTGAAGCCCGAAGGGGCGAGCTTCGACGATCTGGGCCGTGGCGAGGAGGAAGGCGTGCGCAACATCTCGGAGATGAGCGAGGATGCCGCGAACCGCTCGCTGGAGGTGCTCAAGCAGATCAGCTCGACGGGCTACCTGCGCAAGCGGCTTCCGCAGGAGCTTGTCGTGCTGAACGGCGGGCAGTCGATGGGCGGCGTGGCGTTCGACAGCGCCACCGACCCGGTGAGCGCGCTCCAGACGCTGGTGCCCGAGACGGGCGGCGGCACGGCCACGGCCACGGCGGCGATGGTGTCGAGCACCTCGACCACGGCAGTGGCGGCCGCGACCGGCATGGATGCGCGCGCCAAGGCGCGGATGCAGGGCTACGAGGGCGAGGCCTGCGGCGATTGCGGCAACTACACGCTGGTCAGGAACGGGACGTGCATGAAGTGCAACACCTGCGGTGCGACGAGCGGGTGTAGCTGACAACGGAACAGGGCCGGGGCGGGCACGTGCAGCCGCCTGCCACGGTCCATCGGGGCGGGTGCGCTCGCCCTGACGACACTCGGGCCGCAGGCAAAAACCGGGCGGTATCAAATAGTGAGCCCGAGTGGCGAAACTTGATCGGGGGGTCTCAGGGCCCCCCGTTTTTCATTGGTGGCCAAGATGTGCGGGGAGGGGCGCTGCCCCTCGCCGCGAAAGCGGGCTTTCGCGGCTCACCCCGGGATATTTGAGGCAAGATGAAGGGGCGCGGTTGGCCGGATGCCGGCGCGTGTCGTCCGATGGCGCGGAGGATGACTTCCGGTCAGGTCCGCCGGCGCCATTCCTCCCAGACGAAGGGATAGCACCAGGCACAGTCATGCGTTTCGGAAAGGCGTGTGCGGATCGCGTCACGGGCCTCGGCGAAGGCCGGGTCGAAGAGATGGAACTGCACCTGGAGCCGGGCGATGCGGTCCATGACGCCCGCGTCGAGGAGGGCTGGCAGCAGGTCGTATTCGCCGCCCTCGATGTTGATCTTCACCAGGTCGATCGCGGGCAGGGGGTGCGCGTCGAAGAACTGCGATACGGCCTTGACGGGGGCTTCGAGGCTTTTCTCGAGGTCGGCCACCGCCGAGGAGGCATCGCCCGTGTCCGAAAGCGAGAGCGTGCCGTCGGTCCGGCCGAGCGCGAAGGCGTGGACGTGGACATTCTCCCGCTCCGCGAATTTCTGGGTCAGGTGGGCGGCGAAGACGGGGTGCGGCTCGAACACGTGGATGTCGGCGGAGGGCTGCGCGGCGAGGATCCGGTCGGCCCAGGTGCCTTCGAAGCCGCCGAAGTCGAGCACGGTCGCGCCCTCGGGCAGCGTGTCGTAGGCATAGAGCCGCGCGGGGCCGTTCTCGGCCTTCCAGAGCTTGAACGCGTCGTAGAAAACCCCTTTCCAGGGGTTGCGGCGGCGGTCGAGCCATTTCTTGAGCGATGCCATGGAAGCCCCCCGGGGTTACGGCGCTGTCCCGCTTTCCTCTAGGCGGTCGGCGCGGCGCGTGCAAGCGCGGGCGGGCGCCTTTCGGGGCCGGTCAGTCGGCGGGGGCCCAGGGGGCGAGGTCGGCGGGGGTGACGAGCGGTCTTGCGCAATGCAGCGCGTCGGTGGCGAGATCGCGCAGGCAATGCGCGCCGTCCGCGCGGGCGGGACGCCCCGCGATCTCGCCCGTGCCGGTTTCGGTGAAGAGGAGACGCTCGGGCGTCTCGCCCAGTGGCGAGACGGTGACGAGGTGGCCGCCCTCGACCGTCTGGCGGTCGGTGAGGCAGGGGCGGGGCTTGGCCTCGTCCACGCTGCAAAGAGAGATGCCGGTGGTGCAGTCCTCGGGTCCCGGTCCGCACTCGGCGAGCAGGGTGAGGCAACCCTCGTCCCCGTCGCAGGCGCCCTCGGCAAGCGCGATGGGCCAGCCGGAGGCGAAGTAGCCTTCGGGCGTGGACTGGGCCCGGGCGGAGGTCGCCGCGGTCGCGAGCAGGATCATGAGGAGAAGCGTGCGCATGAGGGACCTCGGACGAGGGGACGGGAGGAGATCGTTGGGCGGAAGGATAGTCTCGCGCGCCGATGCGGGGCAAGTCCGTGCCCGTCTTGCCATCCGCCCGGTTTCGCGTCCCCGGAGGCCCCGGCCGGTCGGGGTCCGTCGCCGCGGCCCAAGCCCCTTTCCTTTCCCCGCGCCCCATGCGATAGGGAAGCGCCAAACGACCCCATCCATGGAGACCGCCCAATGGAGATTCGTGAGGCCCTGACCTTCGACGATGTCCTGCTTGTTCCCGCCGCGTCGAACGTCCTTCCCAGCACGGCCGATACCCGCACCCATGTGACGCGCTCGATCGCGCTCAACATCCCGCTCCTGAGTTCGGCCATGGACACCGTGACCGAGGGCCGCATGGCGATTTGCATGGCGCAGGCGGGCGGCATGGGCGTCATCCACCGCAACCTCACGGTGGATGAGCAGGCCGAGGAAGTCCGGCGCGTCAAGCGTTTCGAGAGCGGGATTGTCGACAACCCGATCACGCTCAGCCCCGACCAGACGCTGCGCGACGCCCGCGAGCTGATGGAGCGCTACGGGTTCTCGGGCTTTCCGGTGGTCGATGGGAAGGGCCGTGTGGTGGGCATCGTCACCAACCGCGACATGCGCTTCGCGCAGCATGACGACACGCCGGTCAAGGCGATGATGACCGCCGACGACCTCGCCATCCTGCACGAGCCCGCCGACCGCGACGAGGCGATCAGCCTGATGAAGGCGCGGCGCATCGAGAAACTGCTCGTCACGGATGACGAGGGCAAGCTCACCGGGCTTCTGACGCTGAAGGACACCGAAAAGGCGGTTCTGAACCCCACGGCCTGCAAGGACCCGCTTGGCCGCCTGCGGGTGGCCGCGGCCTCGACCGTGGGCGACGCGGGCTTCGAGCGCAGCGAGGCGCTGGTCGATGCGGGGGTCGACATGGTGGTGATCGACACGGCGCATGGCCATTCCGAGGGCGTGGCCGAGGCCGTGCGGCGGGTGAAGCGGCTCGGCAACGAGGTGCAGGTCGTCGCCGGCAACGTGGCCACCGCCGAGGCCACCCGCGCGCTGATCGACGCGGGCGCGGACGCGGTGAAGGTGGGGATCGGGCCGGGCTCGATCTGTACCACGCGGATGGTGGCGGGCGTCGGTGTGCCGCAATTGACCGCGATCATGGATTGTGCCGGCGCGGCAGGCGACGTGCCGGTGATCGCCGATGGCGGCATCAAGTTCTCGGGCGATTTCGCCAAGGCGATCGCGGCGGGCGCCTCCTGTGCCATGGTGGGCAGCATGATCGCCGGCACGGACGAGAGCCCCGGCGAGGTGATCCTCTACCAGGGCCGCAGCTTCAAGGCCTATCGCGGGATGGGCTCCCTCGGCGCGATGGCGCGGGGCTCGGCCGACCGGTATTTCCAGAAGGATGCCGCCAGCGACAAGCTCGTGCCCGAGGGGATCGAGGGGCAGGTGCCCTACAAGGGCCCGGCGGGCGCGGTGGTGCACCAGTTGGTGGGCGGGCTGCGGGCCGCGATGGGCTATACCGGCTGTGCCACGGTGCCGGACATGCGCGAGAAGGCGCAGTTCGTGAGGATCACCGGCGCGGGCCTGCGCGAGAGCCACGTGCATGACGTGCAGATCACGCGCGAGAGCCCGAACTATCGGATCGGCTGATGACCCCGGCCGCGCGCGTCGCGGCGAGCGCCGGGATCCTCGACGAGATCCTCGCCGGTGCGCCCGCGGAGAAAGCCCTCACGGCCTGGGCGCGGCGCTCGCGGTTCGCGGGCTCGAAGGATCGCGCGGCGGTGCGCGATCACGTCTTCGACGTGCTGCGGCGGCGGAAGAGCTGTGCCGCCATGGGGGGTGGCGGCGGGCGCGGGCTCATGCTGGGGCTGTTGCGCCTGCAGGGGGTTGATCCTGAGGAGATTTTCACCGGCGAGGGCCATGCGCCCGCGCCGCTCGACGGGGCCGAGCGCGAGGTGCCCGCACCGGGGCCGGTGATCGACCTGCCGGACTGGATCGTGCCGCGGCTCCGGGCCGACCTGGGCGCCGATTTCGCACGGACCGAGGCGATGCTGAAGGAGCGCGCGCCCGTGATGTTGCGCGTGAACCTCGCGCGGATCTCGCGGGAGGCGGCATGCGAGAGGCTGGTTGCCGACGGGATCGCGGCCAGGCCGGACGGGATCGCGCCGACCGCGCTTCGCGTGGAGGCCGGCGCGCGCCGGATCAGGTCGGCGGCTGCTTATCTCGGCGGCGAGGTGGAGCTTCAGGACGGGTCGAGCCAGGCGGCCGTCGCCGCGATTGACATGGCGGGCGTCGCACGTGTGCTCGATTACTGCGCGGGCGGCGGCGGCAAGAGCCTCGCGCTCGCCGCGCGGTCGGAGGCGACGATCCTCGCGCATGATGCGCATCCGGCCCGGATGTCGGACCTGCCCGCGCGGGCCGCGCGCGCGGGCGTGCGGATCGCGACGGTGAACGGCCCGGCGGCGCGGGCGGGCGCGCCCTATGACCTCGTGCTCTGCGACGTGCCCTGTTCGGGAAGCGGGACATGGCGGCGCACGCCGGATGCGAAGTGGCGGTTTTCCGAGGAGGATCTGAGCGCGCTGATCGAGGTGCAGGATGGCATCCTCGACGAGGCGGCACACCTTGCCGGACGCGGCGGGCGCATCGCCTACATGACC
This window of the Roseovarius sp. SCSIO 43702 genome carries:
- a CDS encoding vitamin B12-dependent ribonucleotide reductase, with translation MKIERKFTKAGQDAYAEIDFVKTSSEIRNPDGTTVFKLDEVEVPTSWSQVASDVIAQKYFRKAGVPVRLKKVKEKGVPEFLWRSVPDGDCERVGETSAKQVFDRLAGAWTYWGWKGGYFTAESDARAYYDEMRFMLARQMAAPNSPQWFNTGLHWAYGIDGPSQGHYYVDHETGELTKSTSAYEHPQPHACFIQSVADDLVGDGGIMDLWVREARLFKYGSGTGTNFSSLRAEGEKLSGGGKSSGLMGFLKIGDRAAGAIKSGGTTRRAAKMVICDADHPDIQEFINWKVKEEQKVASIVAGSKMHEQKLNEIFAAIRAWDGSAEDSVDPKKNAQLKGAIRSAKQVQIPETYVKRVLDYARQGYDSIEFPTYDTDWDSEAYASVSGQNSNNSIRVTDAFLKAVENDEDWALLNRTDGSVAKTIKARDLWEDVGHAAWACADPGIQYHDTVNAWHTCPEDGEIRGSNPCSEYMFLDDTACNLASMNLLTFYKDAKFDAEAYVHASRLWTVTLEISVLMAQFPSKEIAQRSYDFRTLGLGYANIGGLLMNMGYGYDSEEGRALCGALTAIMTGVAYATSAEMAGELGAFPGFEKNREHMLRVIRNHRNAAYGATEGYEGLAVKPVPLDLANCPDPKLVDLAMASWDEALKLGEQHGYRNAQATVIAPTGTIGLVMDCDTTGIEPDFALVKFKKLAGGGYFKIINRSVPAALETLGYGPAQIEEIVSYAVGHGTIGNAPGVNHTSLVGHGFGPNELEKVDQALGSAFDIRFVFNQWTLGEEFCTGVLGIPKEKLADPTFDMLAHLGYSRADIEAANDHVCGTMTLEGAPHLKEEHYPVFDCANACGKKGKRYLSVNAHIDIMAAAQSFISGAISKTINMPNTATIADCQAAYERSWKMGVKANALYRDGSKLSQPLASALVEDDDEAAEVLESGSPQEKAAVLAEKIVEKVIVKEIVKSHREKMPERRKGYTQKAIVGGHKVYLRTGEYQDGSLGEIFIDMHKEGAGFRAMMNNFAIAVSVGLQYGVPLEEFVDAFTFTKFEPAGMVQGNDSIKNATSILDYIFRELAVSYLDRTDLAHVKPEGASFDDLGRGEEEGVRNISEMSEDAANRSLEVLKQISSTGYLRKRLPQELVVLNGGQSMGGVAFDSATDPVSALQTLVPETGGGTATATAAMVSSTSTTAVAAATGMDARAKARMQGYEGEACGDCGNYTLVRNGTCMKCNTCGATSGCS
- the guaB gene encoding IMP dehydrogenase, yielding MEIREALTFDDVLLVPAASNVLPSTADTRTHVTRSIALNIPLLSSAMDTVTEGRMAICMAQAGGMGVIHRNLTVDEQAEEVRRVKRFESGIVDNPITLSPDQTLRDARELMERYGFSGFPVVDGKGRVVGIVTNRDMRFAQHDDTPVKAMMTADDLAILHEPADRDEAISLMKARRIEKLLVTDDEGKLTGLLTLKDTEKAVLNPTACKDPLGRLRVAAASTVGDAGFERSEALVDAGVDMVVIDTAHGHSEGVAEAVRRVKRLGNEVQVVAGNVATAEATRALIDAGADAVKVGIGPGSICTTRMVAGVGVPQLTAIMDCAGAAGDVPVIADGGIKFSGDFAKAIAAGASCAMVGSMIAGTDESPGEVILYQGRSFKAYRGMGSLGAMARGSADRYFQKDAASDKLVPEGIEGQVPYKGPAGAVVHQLVGGLRAAMGYTGCATVPDMREKAQFVRITGAGLRESHVHDVQITRESPNYRIG
- a CDS encoding FkbM family methyltransferase, which gives rise to MASLKKWLDRRRNPWKGVFYDAFKLWKAENGPARLYAYDTLPEGATVLDFGGFEGTWADRILAAQPSADIHVFEPHPVFAAHLTQKFAERENVHVHAFALGRTDGTLSLSDTGDASSAVADLEKSLEAPVKAVSQFFDAHPLPAIDLVKINIEGGEYDLLPALLDAGVMDRIARLQVQFHLFDPAFAEARDAIRTRLSETHDCAWCYPFVWEEWRRRT
- a CDS encoding RsmB/NOP family class I SAM-dependent RNA methyltransferase, translated to MTPAARVAASAGILDEILAGAPAEKALTAWARRSRFAGSKDRAAVRDHVFDVLRRRKSCAAMGGGGGRGLMLGLLRLQGVDPEEIFTGEGHAPAPLDGAEREVPAPGPVIDLPDWIVPRLRADLGADFARTEAMLKERAPVMLRVNLARISREAACERLVADGIAARPDGIAPTALRVEAGARRIRSAAAYLGGEVELQDGSSQAAVAAIDMAGVARVLDYCAGGGGKSLALAARSEATILAHDAHPARMSDLPARAARAGVRIATVNGPAARAGAPYDLVLCDVPCSGSGTWRRTPDAKWRFSEEDLSALIEVQDGILDEAAHLAGRGGRIAYMTCSLLVDENEARAEAFSARHPDWRAVSARRWPVTESGDGFFSGAV